In the Bdellovibrionales bacterium genome, CGAGTTCATGAAAAAGCTCCTGGATCTGCGTGGAATCGGACCGTGGACGGCAAACTATATTGCATTGAAAGCTCTGAGGAGCACCGACACCTTCCCGGGAAGTGATTTGATTCTGGCGCGAGCTTTGGAACTTCATCCCGAAGAGGTCATTAATAAAATGAGCCCGTGGCGCGGTTATGTGGCATCGCTCTTGTGGCGCTCATATACCGGAACTCTTAAGAAACCCAAAGGAGGCACAAAATGAAAAACCAACTCGCTCAATGGAAAATGAAAACCCAAATCGGTGATATCTATCTTGTGGCTTCTGAAAAGGGATTGAAAGCCCTGATCTGGAAAGAGCAAGCCGCTCCATATATTAAGGACATCGGTGAAAAAACTCCGCAGGCGGAATTCCTGCGCCAAACGATCCGTGAAATCACTGAGTACTTCGACGGAAAAAGAACCTCTTTCGCTATTCCGCTCGATGTGGAAGGGACTGAGTTTCAATCGAAGGTGTGGAAAGAGCTCGCGAAAATTCCGTACGGCAAAACCACGTCCTATAAGAAAATCGCCGGCAGCCTTAAAACCAAAGGAGTTCGCGCCGTTGGCACAGCGAACGGTAGAAATCCGATCAGCATTATCGTTCCATGCCACAGGGTGATTGCTTCGGATGGAACTCTTGGGGGTTACGCGGGAGGATTGCCTGCAAAACAGGCGCTATTGGATCTTGAGCGCAAAGTCGGAAGCCCGGGTGGCACCTAGAGTCTAAATGATTCTCTGACAAAACTCTGTAGAAACCACAACGTGCTATTTAGGAAGTTTCGTATTTAAAGTTGGCTCAAATTTAATTCTGGAATGTTTCAGAATACTAAGGAGTCAACCCATGAAACTGAATATGTTGGCAGTGGCAACATTGCTCATTTCTTCTGTATCTTTCGCTCAATCAAAACAACTCATTTCCGGCTCAGACACTATGGGCGGCGTTATGACAGATGCGATCATCGCAGCTGGCATGGACCAAGCTATCGGTTATGTTGGCGGAGGTTCATCTGTTGGTGAAAAAGCTTTCGCTAACGGCGAAATCGGTATCACGGCAATGTCTCGTGAAATGAAGCCAGAGGTTGTAGCTCAATTGCAAGCTGCTGGTGTGATTCCGGTTGCTCACGCGGTGGCTTTGGATGGTATCTCTATCTTCGTGAACAGTGCTAACGCGACTGCAGGCGTAGATTTGACAACTTTGGCTAAGATCTTCACTTGCGAAATCACTTCTTGGGCCCAAGTTCCAGGTTCTGGTAAGAGCGGTGCGATCCACGCTTTCCGTCGTAACGACGAATCAGGCACGACGGACACTTTCAAAAACCTTGTTGGTGTTAAAAACTTCGGTGCTTGTGTCACTGTACTCGCTGAAACTGCTGATATCGCTGAAAAAACAGGTGTCGATGCGGATGCTGTTGGCTACGCTGGTTTGAGCGGTAAAACTGATAAAAACCGTGAGTTGGGCGTTTCTAAAGCAGGCAATGCTTACGTTCAACCAACTGTGGCTACGATCCGTAATAAAACTTACCCACTAGCTCGTTCATTGTTCATCTATGAAGCGACCGGTGCTCGCACTCCGAACGCTGTTGAAGCTCA is a window encoding:
- a CDS encoding methylated-DNA--[protein]-cysteine S-methyltransferase; the protein is MKNQLAQWKMKTQIGDIYLVASEKGLKALIWKEQAAPYIKDIGEKTPQAEFLRQTIREITEYFDGKRTSFAIPLDVEGTEFQSKVWKELAKIPYGKTTSYKKIAGSLKTKGVRAVGTANGRNPISIIVPCHRVIASDGTLGGYAGGLPAKQALLDLERKVGSPGGT
- a CDS encoding substrate-binding domain-containing protein, with the translated sequence MKLNMLAVATLLISSVSFAQSKQLISGSDTMGGVMTDAIIAAGMDQAIGYVGGGSSVGEKAFANGEIGITAMSREMKPEVVAQLQAAGVIPVAHAVALDGISIFVNSANATAGVDLTTLAKIFTCEITSWAQVPGSGKSGAIHAFRRNDESGTTDTFKNLVGVKNFGACVTVLAETADIAEKTGVDADAVGYAGLSGKTDKNRELGVSKAGNAYVQPTVATIRNKTYPLARSLFIYEATGARTPNAVEAQLLEQLLDRSFLDPIVQDHDFVTLD